The following are encoded together in the Kribbella voronezhensis genome:
- a CDS encoding DUF3499 domain-containing protein: protein MSIARICSRAACHRPAVSTLTYVYADSTCVLGPLATYAEPHCYDLCADHADRLTAPNGWEVIRLAPDPAAAGPSNDDLEALANAVREAARPLPPTRPGQPVPGAPVEVARRGHLRMLRDPDDTPGHDNKEQA, encoded by the coding sequence GTGAGCATCGCCAGGATCTGTTCGCGCGCCGCCTGCCATCGGCCGGCCGTGTCGACGCTCACCTACGTCTATGCCGACTCGACCTGCGTCCTCGGTCCGTTGGCCACGTACGCCGAACCGCACTGCTACGACCTCTGCGCGGATCACGCCGACCGTCTCACCGCCCCGAACGGCTGGGAGGTGATCCGGCTGGCTCCGGATCCCGCGGCGGCCGGCCCGTCCAACGACGACCTCGAGGCGCTGGCGAACGCCGTACGGGAAGCGGCTCGCCCGCTGCCGCCGACTCGCCCCGGACAGCCGGTGCCTGGTGCTCCGGTCGAGGTCGCCCGCCGCGGTCACCTCCGCATGCTGCGCGACCCGGACGACACCCCCGGCCACGACAACAAAGAACAAGCCTGA
- a CDS encoding metallopeptidase family protein, whose translation MTEARRHRRHIDRHGRGMLGPISRPSSFAPRGLPLQRSAAAQFDEVVAIEVTRLEKRLPQVVARVEFAIEDVPNLDLHAGQIPLTHSTGGTSHEPYRIIVFRRPIELRAERSGTSLAWLVRSALVLELADVLALSPEQIDPDFDTDED comes from the coding sequence GTGACCGAGGCTCGCCGTCATCGCAGGCACATCGACCGCCATGGGCGCGGCATGCTCGGACCGATCAGCCGGCCGAGCAGCTTCGCGCCGCGTGGTCTACCGCTGCAACGGTCGGCCGCGGCCCAGTTCGACGAGGTCGTCGCGATCGAGGTGACCCGCCTGGAGAAGCGCCTCCCCCAGGTCGTCGCCCGGGTCGAGTTCGCCATCGAGGACGTCCCGAACCTCGACCTGCACGCAGGTCAGATCCCCCTCACCCACTCCACCGGCGGCACGTCCCACGAGCCCTACCGCATCATCGTCTTCCGCCGCCCCATCGAACTGAGAGCCGAACGCTCCGGCACCAGCCTCGCGTGGCTGGTCCGCTCCGCCCTCGTCCTCGAACTGGCCGACGTCCTGGCCCTCTCCCCCGAACAAATAGACCCCGACTTCGACACCGACGAAGACTGA
- a CDS encoding DUF5719 family protein, which translates to MTGLLSDLRVRIGACVLALAVVGGLGAITHAKAPVTRAEGVEEPTRTVVNRTALACPVPGLGGKVASWVNAVAPSLPEDTPTAAGDSAPLSIAPLPSTSDPVGSVLARGKIASTARTANLQPLSIRGTGPLAAGAVATSTTVAEEGVNRGMASVPCQLPGSDFWFVGASGAVNRRDVLVLTNLDSVNAEVNVTFYSATGVQDVPNARGVVVPARGTAEIYLGQVVKLPDLALHVVSTGGRVAPALRDNASSGKTPAGVDWLNTSTQPALKVTVPALAGGSGVRVLTVVNPGDLQASATLTINGPNGPFKPAELSTMQIPAGSTKVIRLEGVLKKYASAITVTADQPITAATRMTNSAVTEFSTLGATEPLRGPAYVVLPPHDQPVVLQVTAPGDTAGVRFELRDATDKVIQTRSLDVIGGATNVITFKPQTKPTYLMVEQLRGDIVAGATLMPAAKADPEDTPQVAAWPLTTSLVFRAQLGAEPDTKAALN; encoded by the coding sequence ATGACCGGCCTGCTGTCCGACCTCCGTGTCCGCATCGGTGCCTGCGTGCTCGCGCTGGCCGTCGTCGGTGGGCTGGGAGCGATCACGCACGCCAAGGCGCCGGTGACTCGAGCAGAGGGCGTCGAGGAGCCCACGCGGACAGTGGTGAACCGCACTGCGCTGGCCTGCCCGGTGCCCGGTCTCGGCGGCAAAGTGGCTTCCTGGGTGAACGCAGTAGCGCCGAGCCTTCCCGAGGACACCCCGACGGCCGCGGGCGACTCGGCGCCGCTGTCGATCGCGCCCCTGCCGTCCACATCCGACCCGGTCGGCTCGGTGCTCGCGCGCGGCAAGATCGCTTCCACTGCGCGTACGGCGAATCTGCAGCCGCTGTCGATCCGCGGTACAGGGCCGTTGGCCGCCGGCGCGGTAGCGACCAGTACGACGGTCGCCGAGGAAGGCGTCAATCGCGGCATGGCGAGCGTGCCGTGTCAGTTGCCGGGATCCGACTTCTGGTTCGTGGGTGCTTCGGGTGCTGTGAATCGCCGGGACGTGCTGGTGCTGACGAACCTGGACAGCGTGAACGCCGAGGTGAACGTCACCTTCTACTCGGCCACCGGCGTCCAGGACGTTCCGAACGCGCGCGGCGTCGTGGTGCCCGCTCGTGGCACCGCCGAGATCTACCTGGGCCAGGTGGTGAAGCTCCCGGATCTCGCCCTCCACGTGGTCTCCACCGGCGGCCGGGTCGCCCCGGCACTCCGGGACAACGCGAGCAGCGGCAAGACCCCGGCCGGAGTCGACTGGCTGAACACCTCGACCCAGCCGGCGCTGAAGGTGACCGTGCCAGCACTGGCCGGCGGGAGCGGCGTACGGGTTCTCACTGTGGTGAACCCTGGCGACCTGCAGGCGTCCGCGACGCTGACGATCAACGGGCCGAACGGACCGTTCAAGCCGGCCGAGTTGTCGACCATGCAGATCCCGGCCGGGTCGACCAAGGTGATCCGGTTGGAGGGCGTGCTGAAGAAGTACGCGTCCGCCATCACGGTCACCGCCGACCAGCCGATCACCGCCGCGACCCGGATGACGAACTCCGCGGTCACCGAGTTCTCGACCCTGGGCGCGACGGAGCCGCTGCGCGGACCGGCGTACGTCGTCCTGCCGCCCCACGATCAGCCAGTGGTCCTGCAGGTGACGGCACCGGGCGACACGGCCGGCGTCCGCTTCGAACTCCGCGACGCGACCGACAAGGTGATCCAGACCCGCTCCCTCGACGTCATCGGCGGGGCCACCAACGTGATCACCTTCAAACCGCAGACGAAGCCGACGTACCTGATGGTCGAGCAGCTTCGGGGCGACATCGTCGCCGGCGCCACCTTGATGCCCGCCGCGAAGGCGGACCCCGAAGACACACCGCAGGTAGCCGCGTGGCCGTTGACCACGTCGCTCGTCTTCCGCGCACAGCTGGGCGCAGAACCGGACACCAAGGCTGCGCTCAACTAA
- a CDS encoding glycosyltransferase family 2 protein: MEPEAPAGWDFFDSVDFPTDLTGDPMGRAPVRHVVTAVVVGHEGAAWLPRLTEALWALGRRPERLIAVDTGSTDETAELLATMPAVEPVVSLSARTGFGTAVARGLETVGFAPVPSAVGPYGDDGHMPVVEWLWLLHDDCAPAPKALEQLLLQATMSPDTAVWGPKLRLWPRDRELLEVGVTTSLGGRRDTGIEVGELDQGQHDQPRNVLAVSSAGMLVRRDVWESLKGFDPRLPMFRDDIDFGWRASRAGFKVGVAPDAVVYHAQAAATGERALAGTRRHAYQLDRAHAYYTVLANAPSRLLPLLILRFLLGATFRSLWFLLGKTPSGAVDEWTALLGTVLAGGWTQARKDRRNLDQVPYDDIKSLFGRSVHALRHNLEETGSTISERLREAWADEPEEQVVTTARRAKSTARVAVDQPRWRRQLIRRPFLVVWAVLFLGAFIAARSLIGSGVLRSHLLLPPHESLGSLWHAAASAPPGVTPPAWLSQFWALSTVTFGPAGATNVLLMGAIPLAALAAWGLLRAFVVDRVARAWGAAAYGLAVFTNGAVSQGRLGTCVAAIVLPLLGAAVHTVARRRRVVIQGSWRAAWFAGICQAVLLAFTPALGLLAGIALVAGALLGLGWRRQGRQLVFSVFLGLVLVLPWTIQLVLHPSRLGQEAGGPPTAAVGPGDSIARLLTGTPVGAPAPWWFAVPLILVALLALTRESRQRYELLGWLVALAGLAGTLIASRLGGGSGPLMFLMSAGWIVAVTVAWDSVGKSRELIIQGVLGVVLVTTIVTAGFWLVRGDDGPLRLGPEQDLPAYLQSSQGPPQYASILVVRKVPNSPMRYSLVRNGGPRMGSLEAAPTAAQTKPLTDVLSTLGGGGTGEEGRQLAALDVDYLYLPAPVDPTLMSTLDSLPGLTRASAEGDDASWLIDRSTIDGKAPLNDTTRNLWRVLGIIAWIIALISCMPTARRTVAVPHGTHARRSS; encoded by the coding sequence ATGGAACCAGAAGCTCCGGCCGGCTGGGATTTCTTCGACTCCGTCGATTTCCCGACCGACCTCACAGGCGACCCGATGGGTCGCGCACCGGTCCGGCACGTCGTCACCGCGGTCGTGGTCGGGCACGAAGGTGCCGCCTGGCTCCCGAGGCTGACCGAGGCCCTGTGGGCCCTCGGCCGCAGGCCGGAACGGCTGATCGCGGTCGACACCGGCTCCACCGACGAGACCGCCGAACTGCTGGCCACGATGCCCGCGGTCGAGCCCGTGGTGAGCCTGTCCGCCCGCACGGGCTTCGGTACGGCGGTCGCTCGCGGACTGGAGACGGTCGGGTTCGCCCCGGTCCCGTCCGCCGTCGGGCCGTACGGCGACGACGGCCACATGCCGGTGGTCGAGTGGCTCTGGCTGCTGCACGACGACTGCGCGCCGGCTCCGAAGGCGCTCGAACAATTGTTGCTGCAGGCCACAATGTCTCCGGACACGGCCGTCTGGGGACCCAAGCTGCGGTTGTGGCCGCGGGATCGCGAACTGCTCGAGGTCGGCGTCACCACGTCGCTCGGCGGCCGGCGCGACACCGGGATCGAGGTCGGCGAACTCGACCAGGGCCAGCACGACCAGCCGCGGAACGTGCTCGCGGTCAGCTCGGCCGGGATGCTGGTCCGCCGCGACGTCTGGGAGTCACTGAAGGGCTTCGACCCGCGACTGCCAATGTTCCGCGACGACATCGACTTCGGCTGGCGGGCCAGCCGGGCCGGCTTCAAGGTCGGCGTCGCGCCGGACGCGGTCGTCTACCACGCCCAGGCCGCCGCGACGGGTGAGCGGGCGCTGGCCGGCACCAGGCGGCACGCCTACCAGCTCGACCGCGCGCACGCCTACTACACCGTGCTCGCGAACGCTCCGAGCAGACTGCTTCCGCTGCTGATCCTCAGGTTCCTCCTCGGCGCCACCTTCCGGTCGCTGTGGTTCCTGCTCGGCAAGACACCCTCGGGTGCCGTCGACGAGTGGACCGCATTGCTGGGCACCGTCCTCGCGGGCGGCTGGACCCAGGCCCGCAAGGACCGCCGCAATCTGGACCAGGTCCCGTACGACGACATCAAGTCGCTCTTCGGCCGCTCCGTGCACGCGTTGCGGCACAACCTCGAAGAGACCGGCAGCACCATCTCCGAGCGGTTGCGCGAGGCCTGGGCCGACGAGCCCGAGGAGCAGGTCGTCACCACGGCTCGCCGGGCCAAGAGCACGGCCCGCGTCGCGGTCGACCAGCCGCGCTGGCGCCGCCAGTTGATTCGCCGGCCGTTCCTGGTGGTCTGGGCGGTCCTGTTCCTCGGCGCTTTCATCGCCGCCCGCAGCTTGATCGGCAGCGGCGTCCTGCGGTCGCACCTGCTGCTGCCTCCGCACGAGAGCCTCGGGTCCCTCTGGCACGCGGCCGCATCAGCGCCGCCCGGAGTGACTCCGCCCGCTTGGCTTTCCCAGTTCTGGGCTCTTTCGACTGTCACCTTCGGCCCGGCCGGAGCCACGAACGTGCTGCTAATGGGCGCGATTCCGCTGGCTGCCCTGGCGGCATGGGGACTGCTGCGCGCGTTTGTCGTCGACAGGGTTGCCCGAGCGTGGGGCGCAGCGGCGTACGGGCTGGCGGTTTTCACCAACGGAGCGGTTTCGCAGGGGCGACTCGGGACCTGTGTGGCGGCGATCGTGCTGCCCCTGCTCGGTGCCGCTGTGCACACCGTCGCCAGGCGTCGCCGGGTCGTCATTCAGGGCAGTTGGCGGGCCGCTTGGTTCGCCGGGATCTGCCAGGCCGTCCTCTTGGCCTTCACGCCGGCGCTGGGACTGCTGGCCGGGATCGCGCTGGTGGCCGGCGCACTGCTCGGGCTCGGCTGGCGGCGACAAGGTCGCCAGCTCGTCTTCTCGGTCTTCCTCGGGCTGGTGCTGGTCCTGCCCTGGACCATCCAGCTCGTGCTGCATCCGTCCCGCCTCGGCCAGGAGGCCGGTGGTCCGCCGACCGCAGCCGTGGGTCCTGGCGACAGCATCGCCCGCCTGCTGACCGGTACGCCGGTTGGCGCGCCTGCACCTTGGTGGTTCGCGGTGCCGCTCATTCTGGTGGCCCTGCTGGCGCTGACCCGCGAGTCGCGTCAGCGGTACGAGTTGCTCGGCTGGCTCGTCGCGCTGGCCGGCCTGGCCGGCACGTTGATCGCGAGCCGTCTCGGTGGTGGCAGTGGGCCGCTGATGTTCCTGATGAGCGCTGGGTGGATCGTCGCGGTCACCGTGGCTTGGGACTCCGTCGGGAAGTCTCGCGAACTCATCATCCAAGGTGTGCTCGGTGTGGTTCTGGTGACGACGATCGTCACGGCGGGCTTCTGGCTGGTACGTGGCGACGACGGCCCGCTCCGGCTAGGACCGGAGCAGGACCTCCCGGCGTACCTGCAGTCATCGCAGGGCCCGCCGCAGTACGCGTCGATCCTGGTGGTGCGCAAGGTGCCGAACAGTCCGATGCGGTACTCGCTGGTGCGCAACGGCGGGCCGCGGATGGGGTCACTGGAGGCTGCGCCGACAGCGGCCCAGACCAAGCCACTCACCGACGTACTGTCGACACTCGGTGGCGGCGGGACCGGCGAGGAGGGGCGGCAGTTGGCCGCACTCGACGTCGACTACCTGTACCTGCCCGCGCCCGTCGACCCGACGCTCATGTCGACGCTCGACTCGCTGCCAGGGCTGACCAGGGCGAGCGCCGAGGGTGACGACGCGTCCTGGCTGATCGACCGGTCGACGATCGACGGCAAGGCACCACTGAACGACACCACCCGCAACCTGTGGCGGGTGCTCGGGATCATCGCCTGGATCATCGCGCTGATCTCCTGCATGCCGACGGCCCGCCGAACGGTCGCGGTGCCGCACGGGACGCACGCCAGGAGGTCCTCATGA
- a CDS encoding WhiB family transcriptional regulator yields the protein MAIVDGEAIEEEPNWQERALCAQTDPEAFFPEKGGSTREAKKVCLGCDVRGECLEYALQNDERFGIWGGLSERERRKLKKRAV from the coding sequence ATGGCGATTGTCGACGGTGAGGCGATCGAGGAGGAGCCGAACTGGCAGGAACGGGCACTGTGTGCCCAGACCGATCCAGAGGCTTTCTTCCCGGAGAAGGGCGGTTCCACCCGCGAGGCGAAGAAGGTCTGCCTCGGTTGTGACGTACGAGGCGAATGCCTGGAGTACGCACTGCAGAACGACGAACGCTTCGGGATCTGGGGCGGGCTGTCGGAGCGGGAGCGCCGCAAGCTGAAGAAGAGGGCCGTCTGA